One genomic region from Streptomyces venezuelae encodes:
- a CDS encoding TerD family protein, translated as MTAMTPGSNIPLTAARVAVDVAAPVRLDVSGLLLGANGKVRSDDDFIFYNQPAGPGVTYRSGGGTAPDAIVVDTGAVPAGIERIVVTASPDAAGQTFQGIEPTATVRNADDGTVLATFTPPRLATETALVVVEIYLRNGAWKARAVGQGYANGLAGIATDFGVSVDDEPAAAQAPAPAPVAPPAPPAPPVAAPLDPRIAASAPPAPAAPPAAPAAPVSTGKINLDKGRVSLQKNQTVSLVKGGRPLLSQVKMGLGWEPAYRGKDIDLDASVIAYGPQRNHLDSCYFGKLSILNGSIKHSGDNLTGEGAGDDEVIVVDLGRLPADATGLVFTVNSFSGQKFTEVAKAYCRLMDAATGEELVRFDLTTAEPQTGVMMAKLIKQFSGEWEMTAMGEFVKSRTVRGMVKPAAQSL; from the coding sequence ATGACCGCTATGACCCCCGGCTCGAACATCCCTCTCACCGCCGCGCGCGTGGCGGTGGACGTCGCCGCCCCGGTGCGGCTCGACGTCTCGGGCCTGCTGCTCGGCGCCAACGGCAAGGTGCGCTCGGACGACGACTTCATCTTCTACAACCAGCCCGCCGGGCCCGGTGTGACCTACCGCTCCGGCGGCGGCACCGCGCCCGACGCGATCGTGGTGGACACGGGCGCGGTCCCGGCCGGCATCGAGAGGATCGTCGTCACGGCGAGCCCCGACGCCGCGGGCCAGACCTTCCAGGGCATCGAGCCCACCGCGACCGTGCGGAACGCGGACGACGGCACGGTCCTCGCCACCTTCACCCCGCCGCGGCTCGCCACCGAGACCGCGCTGGTGGTCGTCGAGATCTATCTGCGCAACGGCGCGTGGAAGGCCCGGGCCGTGGGCCAGGGCTACGCGAACGGGCTTGCCGGCATCGCGACGGACTTCGGCGTCTCCGTGGACGACGAGCCCGCCGCCGCCCAGGCCCCCGCCCCGGCGCCCGTCGCCCCGCCGGCCCCGCCCGCGCCGCCCGTCGCCGCCCCGCTGGACCCGCGGATCGCGGCCTCGGCGCCCCCGGCTCCGGCCGCTCCCCCGGCAGCCCCCGCCGCCCCCGTCTCCACCGGCAAGATCAACCTCGACAAGGGCCGGGTCAGCCTCCAGAAGAACCAGACGGTGTCCCTGGTCAAGGGCGGCCGGCCGCTGCTCTCCCAGGTCAAGATGGGCCTCGGCTGGGAGCCGGCCTACCGCGGCAAGGACATCGACCTGGACGCCTCCGTCATCGCGTACGGGCCGCAGCGCAACCACCTGGACAGCTGCTACTTCGGCAAGCTGTCGATCCTCAACGGCTCGATCAAGCACTCCGGCGACAACCTCACGGGCGAGGGCGCGGGCGACGACGAGGTGATCGTCGTCGACCTCGGCCGGCTGCCCGCCGACGCCACCGGCCTCGTCTTCACGGTCAACTCCTTCTCCGGCCAGAAGTTCACCGAGGTCGCCAAGGCCTACTGCCGGCTGATGGACGCGGCCACCGGCGAGGAGCTGGTCCGCTTCGACCTCACCACCGCCGAGCCGCAGACGGGCGTGATGATGGCCAAGCTGATCAAGC
- a CDS encoding NAD-dependent epimerase/dehydratase family protein encodes MSAPRTVLLTGAAGGVGTLMRELLPPYGYELRLLDVAPVQGAPDAIVADLADRAALREAVRGVDAVVHLAGISLEADFDKIMAANIAGTYHLYEAAREEGVRRVVLASSNHAVGFTRRPREGEPVVPVDTPHRPDTFYGLSKCFGEDLAQLYWDLHGIETVSVRIGSCFPEPTSVRMLSMWLSPADCARLLHASLTAGSVGHTVVYGSSANTRAWWDLSTARALGFDPQDDSEAYAEKIVADKGLPEEGSADDLYLGGHFCVNPPRWPH; translated from the coding sequence ATGTCCGCACCCCGCACCGTCCTCCTCACCGGCGCCGCCGGCGGCGTCGGCACGCTGATGCGGGAGCTGCTGCCCCCGTACGGCTACGAGCTCCGCCTCCTGGACGTCGCCCCCGTGCAGGGAGCACCGGACGCGATCGTCGCCGACCTCGCGGACCGCGCGGCGCTGCGCGAGGCGGTCCGGGGCGTCGACGCGGTCGTGCACCTGGCGGGGATCTCCCTGGAGGCCGACTTCGACAAGATCATGGCCGCCAACATCGCCGGGACGTACCACCTCTACGAGGCCGCCCGCGAGGAGGGCGTCCGGCGGGTCGTCCTCGCCTCCAGCAACCACGCCGTCGGCTTCACCCGCCGCCCGCGCGAGGGCGAGCCGGTCGTCCCGGTCGACACCCCGCACCGCCCCGACACCTTCTACGGCCTCTCCAAGTGCTTCGGCGAGGACCTGGCCCAGCTCTACTGGGACCTGCACGGCATCGAGACGGTCTCCGTGCGCATCGGCTCCTGCTTCCCCGAGCCCACCTCGGTGCGGATGCTCTCGATGTGGCTCAGCCCCGCGGACTGCGCCCGCCTCCTGCACGCCTCGCTCACCGCCGGGTCCGTGGGCCACACCGTGGTGTACGGCTCCTCCGCCAACACCCGTGCGTGGTGGGACCTCTCGACGGCCCGGGCCCTCGGCTTCGATCCGCAGGACGACTCGGAGGCGTACGCGGAGAAGATCGTCGCCGACAAGGGCCTTCCCGAGGAGGGCAGCGCCGACGACCTCTACCTGGGCGGCCACTTCTGCGTGAACCCGCCGCGCTGGCCGCACTGA
- a CDS encoding AraC family transcriptional regulator — MGTVGGSSFRTEDVDEAREELDARYYANRMDVVDRQRPFAARFDTVALGPLVIGDLSCGTDVRMSFGELGAYHLNAPLSGRMEMRQGSRTGIVATATEALLLDPAGDTFLDRWSGDCRTLSVKIGAAELRDRLERLLGRPASGPLAFAPRLDISRGPGLSWVRFARQVAYEALAGEGLAHHELVARPLQEALLNGLLLAAEHPWREALAHPGEARRPAPVKRAMDAVRERPEHPFTTTELAALARVSVRRLQESFREYVGMSPMAYVREVRLDRVREELRTAAPDEVTVSEVAWRWGFAHQGRFAARYREKYGESPSRTLRAGE; from the coding sequence ATGGGGACAGTGGGCGGGAGTTCGTTCCGCACGGAGGACGTCGACGAGGCGCGCGAGGAGCTCGACGCGCGCTACTACGCGAACCGCATGGACGTGGTCGACCGGCAGAGGCCCTTCGCTGCGCGCTTCGACACCGTCGCCCTCGGACCGCTGGTCATCGGCGACCTGAGCTGCGGGACCGACGTGCGGATGAGCTTCGGCGAGCTCGGCGCGTACCACCTCAACGCCCCGCTCAGCGGCAGGATGGAGATGCGTCAGGGCAGCCGCACGGGGATCGTCGCGACGGCCACCGAGGCACTGCTCCTCGACCCGGCGGGGGACACCTTCCTCGACCGCTGGAGCGGGGACTGCCGGACCCTCTCCGTGAAGATCGGCGCGGCCGAGCTCCGTGACCGCCTGGAGCGCCTCCTCGGGCGCCCGGCGAGCGGGCCGCTCGCCTTCGCGCCCCGCCTGGACATCTCGCGGGGCCCCGGTCTGAGCTGGGTGCGCTTCGCCCGCCAGGTCGCCTACGAGGCGCTCGCGGGGGAGGGGCTCGCCCACCACGAGCTGGTCGCGCGGCCGCTCCAGGAGGCGCTGCTCAACGGCCTGCTCCTGGCCGCCGAGCACCCCTGGCGCGAGGCGCTCGCCCACCCGGGGGAGGCGCGCCGCCCTGCGCCGGTCAAGCGCGCGATGGACGCGGTGCGGGAGCGCCCCGAGCACCCGTTCACGACCACCGAACTCGCGGCCCTGGCCCGGGTGAGCGTGCGGCGCCTCCAGGAGTCCTTCCGGGAGTACGTGGGGATGTCCCCGATGGCGTACGTCCGGGAGGTCCGTCTCGACCGGGTCCGCGAGGAGCTGCGGACGGCCGCGCCGGACGAGGTGACCGTGAGCGAGGTGGCCTGGCGCTGGGGCTTCGCCCACCAGGGCCGGTTCGCCGCGCGCTACCGCGAGAAGTACGGCGAGTCCCCGTCCCGGACCTTGCGGGCGGGCGAGTGA